In a genomic window of Trichoderma atroviride chromosome 4, complete sequence:
- a CDS encoding uncharacterized protein (SECRETED:SignalP(1-27)~antiSMASH:Cluster_4.2) → MGHYSTSRGIKPLPMAALAFLLSGAGAIVMPSGTGKVPSLGWNSWNAYHCDIDESKFLSAAELIVSSGLLDAGYNYVNIDDCWSLKDGRVNGHIAPNTTRFPDGIDGLADKIHGMGLKFGIYSTAGTTTCAGYPASLGYEDVDAADFASWGVDYLKYDNCNVPSNWTDQYVACDPDAVTTGPNGTCSTASVPNLAPPGYDWGTSLSADRFDRMRDALAKQTHEIVLSLCIWGTADVFSWGNTTGISWRMSGDISPRMGLCHSHLKLELVQAELCWILGP, encoded by the exons ATGGGCCATTACTCGACTAGTCGTGGCATTAAGCCATTGCCTATGGCTGCACTGGCCTTCCTTCTGTCAGGCGCGGGCGCAATTGTGATGCCCAGTGGAACT GGAAAGGTTCCAAGCCTCGGTTGGAACTCGTGGAATGCCTACCACTGCGATATCGATGAAAGCAAGTTTCTCTCAGCCGCCGAGCTGATTGTGAGCTCCGGTCTTCTTGACGCCGGATACAATTACGTAAATA TTGACGACTGCTGGTCGCTGAAAGATGGGCGGGTCAACGGCCATATTGCTCCCAATACGACTCGCTTTCCCGACGGCATCGACGGGTTAGCTGATAAGATCCATGGTATGGGCTTGAAGTTTGGCATTTACAGCA CTGCTGGCACTACGACATGTGCTGGCTATCCGGCTAGTCTTGGGTACGAGGATGTCGATGCCGCGGATTTCGCCAGTTGGGGAGTAGACT ATCTCAAATA CGACAACTGCAACGTTCCATCAAATTGGACAGACCAGTATGTTGCCTGCGACCCAGACGCCGTCACAACCGGCCCAAATGGCACTTGCTCCACAGCTTCTGTTCCCAACTTGGCTCCTCCAGGATATGACTGGGGCACCTCGTTATCGGCCGATCGTTTCGACCGCATGAGAGAcgccctggccaagcagaCGCATGAAATCGTCCTCAGCCTGTGCATCTGGGGCACGGCCGATGTCTTCTCTTGGGGCAACACGACCGGCATCAGCTGGCGCATGAGCGGCGACATCTCCCCCCGAATGGGACTCTGTCACTCACATCTTAAACTTGAACTCGTTCAAGCTGAACTCTGTTGGATTCTGGGGCCATAA
- a CDS encoding Type I Iterative PKS (EggNog:ENOG41~SMCOG1022:Beta-ketoacyl synthase~antiSMASH:Cluster_4.2) — translation MSGQDARIIFFGDQTVDTLQNIKVLANQARTSPIIARFLRECADVVQVNLSELDTKEKQPYLRFESILELAEIFAEQNTPFEAVSTVLFFIAQFGDLLFRAENDPSFFKASRNSPSYSIGLCTGLLPAAAAATARDVGELLTIGRVLIPVAYRLGVQQWRSAHEIEGAPGSWAVAIVSVDPQEIENIINAFNDDMAIPQHRHIYISTLAHRWAVISGPPSLFPELWSYSKTLASASKMSVPIGTPAHAPHIQPIDISKVLGQSPVYELPIRDNVHVISTSTCQPFEGLTLGDVLTEALGDITCRMLNLAGVIDYIISELHDTEMVNLDPLGPKSQIDSFKKALENGGINFTTQSVQSDVRSGLRDGSDLVAVVGMSARLPGSEDIDSFWEILQAGQKIESEVPASRFDLETHYDPTGVKKNTITTPYGSFLDNPELFDNRLFNVSPREAKQMDPIQRILLMCSYEALQMAGYTAEAATLSTNRGRIATYFGQSADDWREANNSQDVDIFFIQGGVRPFSTGRLNYHYKWAGGNYSVDSACAGSSTSVILAVNALLSRECDTALAGGGSIYTATTQYAGLSRAGFLSKTLGGCKTFREDADGYLRGEGVGLVVLKRLEDAIADNDNVLAVLRRGARNYSWNSSSITHPSADAQVNLIRQVLRNADIDPKDVNFVEAHGTGTQAGDAMEMEAMTRVFGSDRAEDNPLYIGAVKASVGHGEAASGITSLIKAIEMIRRKTIPKQPGFPGPLNPKFPPLGNMNIHIPDQTFPFNSSSSSKDGKRRILINNFDASGGNNSMLLEDAPERQHKSDDDPRKFYTVAVSARTTYSLQNNARRLLEYLESHQDVQLSDLAYTTTARRIHEDLRKAYTVQSVSELQQLLATDLKKDFGSISPSNPPSSVVFTFTGQGSQYAGMGKQLFATSPRFRKTVESLQDVCTWHGFPSFIDLIASGDVEIGAYSAVQVQLAIAVIELALADLWKSWGIEPDVVIGYSLGEYAALHVAGVLSVHDVLYIVGKRATLIQEKCTPGTHAMLAVQASESDIKDKLLAYPSCEVSCKGAPNSNVVSGPADDIVNLQSQMKKEGYSSTLLEIPYGFHSSQVDPILEEFGELLDGINFAKPRIPVASTLKGAIVTEEGVFSPSYLEDQARQPVDFVGALKACQAANLIDDKTVWIEIGPKPVLSALTAASLGISRDKLLYTISNKDDNWKTISASTTSAYLCALPLSWTKFHKDYTEFLTLLQLPTYAFDLKKYWVTTKSATPPVEPAPVPEKITTPLVPGFPNASLQRVKEESIEASKATVTFESMTCEPTLLPIIQGHLINGVPLCPASAFMDMAFSAAKYLYLRINPGSSVPAMSLTGLNIIHPLIPDPRKKPDQTVIIKAEKVANSQTVNINFKSRCGKFSDDHGSCQVHFSDEKQWKAEWSNNAYFIDSAKSSLVQRAMAGTGHRLHKKVVYKLFANLVRYDEPFQAMQEVFVEEDFSSDAVAIVKLSPANQSRFTFSPYWSDSLIHVAGFVLNGKPNVDDDNHWIASGFGSFRALQSVQPGVTYESYVHIRPGAGQNTAHCDVYIFEGNEIVGSSTGIIFTRMSRRVLEAVIGKGDTYNSSAPTPAKPSAVPTKALPQSKVEVFQSGRTSPSLSDTESGETPGTSVDGDDADEVISIILAKTGFDAADAEPFTKITDMGLDSLLTIEVISELKNSLGLELPASFFNHNPTIADVRRALGNDDKPAPKPKKKKASVVAPVVTPVAASTYAPTPSSSESDAEMAISTILAKTGFDPADVEPFTRITDMGLDSILTIEVISELKSTIGLELPASFFNHNPTVADVRKALSDEDEPKAETPVVSSHSNQSAAEEPAAKNTRPISSYHSNVVLVQGRSKSKKTPLFLVTDGAGSSMSYMHLPPLFSGDNPVYACESPFLDKPEDFTYTIEEVSDLYAEAIRKIQPHGPYLLGGWSLGGLYAFEVSKRFINAGEVVKGLFVLDFKFPVSSKAKNQIVPSMEMVEMIGVANGVNIPGKGFIIAPSSPKTKLHSLQSVRAAVKYVLDPMKPGRAPLNTYVIWAGQGLETLLGGIPAGIEEILKQEKLHSDPDTDTQAYTMLLWFFGKRKEQEGPDGWDVATQSEVHCSSLPCDHFSMVNKSFANI, via the exons ATGAGCGGACAAGATGCCcgaatcatcttcttcggagACCAGACTGTGGACACTCTCCAGAATATCAAGGTTCTCGCCAACCAAGCTCGAACATCGCCCATCATCGCGCGCTTTCTCCGCGAATGTGCAGATGTAGTACAGGTCAATCTTTCAGAACTTGATACTAAAGAGAAACAGCCATATTTGCGATTTGAGAGCATTCTTGAATTGGCTGAAATCTTTGCCGAACAGAATACTCCTTTTGAAGCAGTTTCAACAGTTCTGTTTTTCATCGCACAGTTTGGAGATCTTCTCTT CCGTGCGGAAAATGATCCATCATTCTTCAAAGCCAGTCGTAACTCGCCGTCATATAGCATAGGGCTATGCACTGGGCTCCtcccagcagccgcagcagcaactgcTAGGGATGTTGGCGAGCTTCTGACCATTGGAAGAGTCTTAATTCCTGTAGCCTATAGATTAGGCGTGCAGCAATGGAGAAGTGCGCATGAAATTGAGGGCGCGCCAGGATCTTGGGCAGTGGCAATTGTCAGTGTCGACCCACAAGAGATCGAGAACATCATTAACGCTTTCAACGATGATATG GCCATTCCCCAACACCGTCATATTTATATCAGCACATTGGCCCACCGGTGGGCAGTCATCTCTGGACCGCCATCACTGTTCCCAGAGCTGTGGTCCTACTCAAAAACGTTGGCGTCGGCTTCCAAGATGTCTGTGCCGATAGGAACCCCTGCTCATGCTCCCCATATTCAGCCTATTGATATATCCAAAGTTCTCGGTCAATCACCTGTCTATGAATTGCCGATACGAGACAACGTACATGTGATATCAACTAGTACTTGTCAGCCATTTGAGGGCCTTACTCTGGGCGATGTACTCACTGAGGCGCTAGGGGACATCACATGTCGGATGCTGAATCTTGCTGGAGTCATCGACTACATTATCTCAGAGCTACATGATACAGAAATGGTGAACCTTGATCCGTTGGGTCCAAAGAGCCAGATTGATAGCTTCAAGAAGGCTTTAGAAAACGGCGGCATCAACTTCACAACACAGTCTGTGCAATCAGATGTAAGAAGTGGCCTTCGTGACGGTTCAGATTTGGTTGCCGTTGTCGGTATGTCTGCAAGACTACCGGGAAGCGAAGATATTGACAGCTTCTGGGAAATTCTTCAAGCCGGTCAGAAGATTGAGTCAGAGGTCCCAGCAAGCCGGTTCGACTTGGAAACCCACTATGATCCTACTGGGGTCAAGAAAAACACTATCACCACGCCATACGGAAGCTTTTTGGACAATCCTGAGCTTTTTGACAACCGACTATTCAACGTTTCGCCTCGTGAAGCCAAGCAGATGGATCCAATCCAGCGCATTCTCTTGATGTGTAGCTATGAGGCGCTACAAATGGCCGGATACACCGCAGAGGCGGCAACTCTATCCACAAATCGTGGACGGATTGCCACCTATTTTGGCCAGTCGGCTGATGACTGGCGGGAGGCTAACAATAGTCAAGACGTCGATATCTTTTTTATACAAGGAGGAGTTAGGCCATTCTCCACAGGCAGACTGAATTATCACTACAAATGGGCAGGAGGCAACTACTCAGTCGATTCCGCGTGCGCTGGTAGCTCTACTAGTGTTATACTTGCAGtcaatgctcttctttcgcGAGAATGCGACACTGCCCTGGCTGGTGGCGGCTCAATCTATACCGCCACCACTCAATATGCAGGGTTAAGCCGAGCAGGCTTCCTCTCCAAGACTCTTGGTGGCTGCAAGACTTTTAGAGAAGACGCCGACGGCTACCTTCGCGGGGAGGGCGTGGGGCTCGTTGTCCTTAAGCgccttgaagatgccattgccgaTAACGACAACGTTTTGGCCGTCTTGAGAAGAGGGGCTAGGAACTACTCTTGGAACTCAAGCTCCATTACTCACCCAAGCGCCGATGCTCAAGTAAACTTGATTCGACAAGTGCTTCGAAATGCCGATATAGACCCCAAGGACGTGAACTTTGTTGAGGCGCATGGTACTGGCACCCAGGCAGGCGatgccatggagatggaagccATGACTAGAGTCTTTGGCAGCGATCGAGCAGAAGACAATCCTCTCTATATTGGTGCGGTTAAGGCCAGCGTTGGGCACGGAGAAGCAGCTTCGGGAATTACTTCTTTAATCAAGGCAATCGAGATGATTCGCAGAAAGACTATACCGAAGCAACCGGGTTTTCCAGGGCCTCTCAACCCGAAGTTTCCGCCGCTGGGCAACATGAACATTCATATCCCCGATCAAACATTTCCGTTTAACTCTAGCTCTTccagcaaagatggcaaaaggaGAATCTTGATTAACAACTTTGATGCCTCTGGCGGCAATAATAGCATGCTTCTGGAAGACGCGCCCGAAAGACAGCACAAGTCTGACGATGACCCAAGAAAGTTTTATACGGTAGCCGTATCAGCACGAACAACATATTCTCTCCAAAATAACGCACGCCGGCTTTTGGAGTATCTAGAATCTCATCAAGATGTCCAGTTATCTGATTTGGCCTATACAACCACCGCAAGACGAATCCACGAGGACCTGCGAAAAGCATATACCGTACAGAGTGTCAGCGAGCTACAGCAGTTACTAGCTACTGATCTAAAAAAGGACTTTGGTAGCATCTCGCCTTCCAATCCTCCTTCATCGGTAGTCTTCACTTTCACTGGTCAGGGTTCACAGTATGCTGGCATGGGGAAACAGCTCTTTGCCACTTCCCCTAGATTTCGCAAGACTGTGGAGTCACTACAAGACGTGTGCACTTGGCATGGCTTCCCTTCCTTCATTGATCTGATTGCATCTGGCGATGTTGAAATTGGAGCCTATAGTGCAGTTCAAGTTCAGCTTGCCATTGCGGTTATCGAGTTGGCTTTGGCTGACTTGTGGAAGTCTTGGGGCATTGAGCCAGATGTTGTTATTGGCTACAGCCTAGGCGAATACGCCGCTTTGCATGTGGCCGGCGTTCTCTCAGTCCATGATGTGTTGTACATTGTTGGGAAACGCGCAACGCTTATTCAAGAGAAATGTACTCCAGGAACACATGCTATGTTGGCAGTCCAGGCATCTGAAAGCGACATCAAGGACAAGCTGCTTGCATACCCGTCGTGTGAAGTGTCTTGCAAAGGAGCGCCAAACTCCAACGTTGTTAGTGGGCCAGCGGATGATATCGTTAATCTTCAAAgtcagatgaagaaggaaggCTACTCAAGCACTTTACTTGAGATCCCCTATGGATTCCATAGTTCTCAAGTGGACCCGATTCTAGAGGAGTTCGGAGAGCTACTCGACGGGATCAACTTTGCTAAGCCACGCATTCCAGTAGCATCCACATTGAAGGGCGCTATCGTGACAGAGGAAGGAGTCTTTTCACCCTCCTATCTAGAAGATCAAGCTCGCCAGCCTGTTGACTTTGTCGGTGCACTCAAGGCTTGCCAGGCTGCAAATCTTATTGATGATAAGACTGTATGGATTGAGATTGGCCCAAAACCTGTCCTTTCTGCACTTACTGCCGCAAGTCTTGGCATCAGCCGAGACAAACTCCTCTATACAATCTCCAACAAGGACGACAATTGGAAGACTATCTCAGCCTCAACAACATCTGCCTATCTGTGTGCGCTACCTCTTAGCTGGACCAAATTTCACAAAGACTACACAGAGTTCCTTACGCTGCTTCAGCTACCCACTTATGCGTTTGACCTGAAGAAATACTGGGTTACAACCAAAAGTGCTACTCCGCCAGTTGAACCCGCGCCAGTACCAGAAAAGATTACAACACCATTAGTGCCAGGGTTTCCAAATGCCAGCCTTCAACGTGTTAAAGAGGAATCGATCGAGGCATCAAAAGCAACAGTTACCTTTGAGTCAATGACATGCGAACCAACGCTACTACCCATTATACAAGGACATCTCATCAACGGGGTGCCACTCTGCCCAGCTAGTGCATTCATGGATATGGCGTTTTCTGCAGCCAAATATCTTTACCTGAGGATAAACCCTGGGAGCTCAGTACCCGCAATGTCTCTTACAGGTTTAAATATCATCCATCCTTTGATACCAGATCCTAGGAAGAAGCCCGATCAAACAGTCATCATTAAGGCCGAGAAGGTGGCTAATAGCCAGACTGTAAACATCAACTTCAAGTCTCGCTGCGGTAAGTTCTCTGATGATCATGGCAGCTGCCAAGTTCATTTCAGCGACGAGAAGCAGTGGAAAGCTGAGTGGTCCAACAATGCCTATTTCATCGATTCAGCTAAAAGCAGTCTCGTTCAACGCGCCATGGCGGGAACTGGCCACCGTCTTCACAAAAAGGTGGTTTACAAGCTGTTTGCCAATCTTGTACGCTATGATGAGCCTTTCCAGGCTATGCAAGAGGTGTTTGTTGAGGAAGACTTCAGCAGTGATGCCGTTGCAATTGTGAAGCTCTCTCCAGCTAATCAGTCGCGGTTCACCTTTAGCCCTTACTGGTCTGACTCACTTATCCATGTTGCTGGATTCGTGCTGAATGGAAAGCCGAATGTTGACGATGATAACCATTGGATTGCTAGTGGCTTCGGAAGCTTTCGTGCGCTACAGAGTGTTCAGCCAGGAGTTACATATGAGAGCTATGTTCATATACGTCCGGGTGCTGGTCAAAATACAGCTCATTGCGATGTCTACATCTTTGAAGGCAACGAGATAGTTGGGTCTAGCACTGGAATAATATTCACGCGAATGTCGCGCCGGGTCTTGGAAGCTGTTATTGGAAAAGGCGACACTTACAATAGCAGTGCTCCTACGCCAGCAAAACCATCCGCCGTTCCCACCAAGGCGCTGCCTCAATCGAAAGTCGAAGTCTTCCAGAGCGGCCGAACATCTCCGTCTCTATCTGACACAGAGAGCGGAGAGACGCCTGGTACTTCTGTcgatggtgacgatgcaGATGAGGTCATCTCTATTATTCTTGCCAAAACTGGGTTTGACGCGGCTGATGCTGAGCCGTTTACTAAAATTACGGACATGGGACTTGACTCACTCCTGACTATTGAAGTTATCAGTGAGCTTAAAAACAGCCTTGGATTGGAACTCCCGGCTTCTTTCTTTAACCACAATCCTACTATTGCGGATGTGAGAAGGGCACTTGGAAATGATGACAAGCCGGCCCcgaagcccaagaagaaaaaggcttcTGTTGTGGCTCCTGTGGTGACTCCTGTGGCGGCTTCTACATATGCGCCTACACCTAGTTCTTCTGAAAGCGATGCAGAGATGGCTATTTCTACTATTCTTGCTAAAACCGGATTCGATCCGGCTGACGTTGAGCCGTTTACTCGAATTACAGATATGGGTCTTGACTCCATCTTGACCATTGAGGTTATCAGCGAGCTTAAAAGTACCATCGGTTTGGAACTCCCtgcttccttcttcaatcACAATCCTACCGTTGCAGACGTGAGAAAGGCACTtagtgatgaagacgagccAAAGGCAGAAACGCCGGTAGTTTCCTCACATAGCAACCAAAGCGCGGCGGAAGAGCCTGCAGCGAAGAACACAAGACCCATTTCCAGCTATCATAGCAACGTCGTGCTTGTTCAAGGAAGATCCAAGTCAAAGAAGACTCCGCTCTTCTTAGTTACAGACGGTGCCGGATCCTCAATGTCCTATATGCATCTTCCGCCTCTATTTTCTGGCGATAACCCAGTCTATGCATGCGAATCTCCCTTCCTTGACAAGCCAGAAGACTTCACCTATACTATCGAAGAGGTGTCGGACCTCTACGCAGAGGCCATTCGCAAGATACAGCCCCATGGCCCATATCTTCTAGGCGGTTGGTCCCTTGGCGGTTTATACGCCTTTGAGGTCAGTAAGCGGTTTATAAACGCTGGTGAAGTAGTCAAGGGCCTGTTTGTCCTCGACTTCAAATTCCCGGTGTCTTCGAAAGCAAAGAATCAGATTGTGCCGtccatggagatggtggagatgatTGGTGTCGCAAACGGCGTCAATATTCCTGGTAAAGGGTTCATAATAGCGCCTTCATCCCCAAAGACTAAGCTGCACTCACTCCAGTCGGTGAGGGCAGCGGTCAAGTATGTCCTTGACCCGATGAAGCCTGGTCGAGCACCTTTGAATACATATGTGATATGGGCAGGACAAGGTCTCGAGACTCTCCTAGGCGGCATTCCGGCAGGAATCGAAGAGATACtcaaacaagaaaagcttCATTCAGACCCGGATACCGATACCCAAGCATATACCATGTTGCTGTGGTTTTTCGGCAAGCGTAAGGAGCAAGAGGGCCCAGACGGGTGGGATGTAGCAACGCAGAGCGAGGTTCATTGTTCGTCTCTACCTTGCGACCATTTCTCGATGGTTAACAAGTCTTTT GCAAACATTTGA
- a CDS encoding uncharacterized protein (antiSMASH:Cluster_4.2) has protein sequence MLEVGNGNLTTAETRTHFALWAAMKSPLLIGTDISLLSQDNINILKNKDLLAFNQDNVYGGPATPYKWGINPDWTYNSTYPAEFWAGPSKNGHLVLMVNTLSQTTTKKATWAEIPGLSARRYQVKDVWSGKNLGCLSSYSASVAAHDTAAILVGKRC, from the coding sequence ATGCTGGAAGTTGGCAACGGCAACTTGACGACGGCCGAGACGCGCACACACTTTGCTCTGTGGGCCGCCATGAAGTCTCCGCTTCTCATCGGAACCGACATCAGTCTGTTGTCTCAGGATAACATCAACATCTTGAAGAACAAGGATCTGCTGGCTTTTAACCAAGACAATGTTTACGGAGGCCCTGCCACTCCATACAAGTGGGGAATCAACCCCGACTGGACTTACAACAGCACGTATCCCGCTGAGTTCTGGGCCGGTCCTTCGAAGAATGGCCATCTGGTGTTGATGGTCAACACTTTGAGCCAGACGACTACAAAGAAAGCAACCTGGGCAGAGATTCCTGGTCTTTCTGCTAGAAGATATCAAGTAAAGGATGTGTGGAGCGGCAAGAATCTTGGCTGCCTGAGCTCATACTCGGCATCCGTTGCTGCTCATGACACCGCCGCCATTTTGGTCGGCAAGAGGTGTTAG
- a CDS encoding uncharacterized protein (EggNog:ENOG41~TransMembrane:1 (i27-51o)~antiSMASH:Cluster_4.2~SMCOG1034:cytochrome P450) has translation MLLWEFHLHSTINFTAQRSKMASTMMLLGYVQQNAIIISYYLLSAFFSYWFARKIYHCFKPGLRELPGPKIASWTRLWRVWAVLSGNYPVKFRQLHEKHGKLVRVGPNHISVADPAAIPKIYGFNNKYLKSDFYHAFQAPYKGRIVDNLFATQSTEFHKSQRSQVAHRFSMSSLAEMQSSVDGCTKILLDKLRGFADKQEVVDIGPWLQWYAFDVIGAITFSQRFGCLESGSDVGGLISGIEDTLKYVGVVGQLPELHPWLIGNAKLITTIQKLFPDVSPVPNIIKIIENQIKKYDLEGKYYQSKKEDFLAYYMGDSVTGKIRLDHDDLVGHCLGSVFAGSDTTAIALRAIFYYLLKNPRVYAKLMTEIDSGISAGHVSEMATLDNSMKMPYLQACMKEGMRLHPIVGQVLERCVPKGGDFLSGHYLPEGTVVGIHAWVIHHDPSIFGEDHEDFRPERWIENSAEKLKNMEKCFLAFGAGSRLEWAYPEKDWKLETVWFTKQTDLFVRLKARQKANGTP, from the exons ATGCTACTCTGGGAATTCCACTTACATTCCACAATCAATTTCACAGCACAGCGAAGTAAAATGGCTTCTACAATGATGCTTCTGGGCTATGTGCAGCAAAATGCCATTATTATCTCTTATTACCTACTTTCAGCATTCTTTTCGTATTGGTTCGCACGGAAAATATATCATTGTTTCAAACCTGGGCTCCGTGAGCTCCCAGGACCAAAGATTGCTTCATGGACTCGATTATGGAGAGTCTGGGCTGTTTTATCAG GCAACTATCCAGTGAAATTTCGACAACTACATGAAAAGCATGGAAAATTAGTGCGGGTCGGTCCAAACCACATATCTGTGGCAGATCCGGCGGCAATCCCGAAAATATATGGCTTCAATAATAAATACTTGAAG AGCGATTTTTATCATGCCTTCCAAGCCCCATATAAAGGAAGAATTGTCGACAATCTCTTTGCGACACAAAGTACAGAATTTCATAAGTCTCAGAGATCTCAAGTTGCACACAGATTTTCCATGTCCTCTTTAGCAGAAATGCAGAGCTCCGTTGATGGATGTACGAAAATTCTTCTTGACAAGCTGCGCGGATTTGCGGATAAGCAAGAGGTAGTTGATATTGGGCCTTGGCTACAATGGTATGCCTTCGATGTGATTGGTGCCATCACTTTCAGTCAACGATTTGGCTGTTTAGAGTCTGGTAGCGATGTCGGCGGCTTAATCTCTGGCATCGAAGATACTCTCAAATATGTTGGGGTCGTAGGACAGTTGCCGGAGCTCCATCCCTGGTTGATTGGGAATGCTAAGCTTATAACCACAATTCAGAAACTGTTTCCCGATGTTTCTCCAGTCCCAAACATCATTAAG ATTATCGAGAACCAGATCAAAAAGTATGATTTGGAAGGAAAGTATTATcagagcaaaaaagaagatttcCTGGCCTATTATATGGGCGATTCTGTTACTGGAAAGATTCGCTTGGATCACGATGATCTTGTCGGCCATTGTTTAGGCAGCGT CTTTGCTGGTAGTGACACGACTGCCATCGCTCTCAGGGCAATATTTTACtatcttcttaaaaacccACGCGTTTACGCGAAGTTAATGACTGAGATAGACAGCGGAATCTCCGCCGGTCATGTCTCTGAAATGGCAACACTAGACAATTCAATGAAAATGCCGTACCT GCAAGCATGCATGAAAGAAGGGATGCGTTTACATCCTATCGTTGGTCAAGTTCTTGAGCGCTGCGTTCCGAAAGGAGGAGATTTCCTTTCCGGACATTATCTTCCTGAAGGAACAGTTGTTGGTATTCACGCTTGGGTAATACATCACGATCCCAGCATTTTTGGCGAAGATCACGAAGACTTTAGGCCCGAGAGATGGATTGAAAACTCTGcagagaagttgaagaacATGGAAAAATGTTTCCTAGCTTTCGGCGCCGGCTCCAGA CTAGAATGGGCGTACCCCGAAAAGGACTGGAAACTGGAAACTGTGTGGTTTACAAAGCAGACTGATCTATTTGTCCGCCTCAAAGCTCGGCAGAAAGCAAACGGAACCCCCTGA
- a CDS encoding uncharacterized protein (antiSMASH:Cluster_4.2): MKCSITPDLTFLRLKDRQILPASDVACGGIVCRSSLVALRGWAIVTASLQ, from the exons ATGAAG TGCTCCATCACCCCAGACTTGACGTTTCTCCGGCTCAAAGATCGCCAGATTCTTCCCGCATCGGACGTAGCTTGCGGAGGAATCGTGTGCCGCTCATCCTTGGTCGCTCTGCGGGGGTGGGCCATCGTCACAGCCAGTCTCCAATGA
- a CDS encoding uncharacterized protein (BUSCO:EOG092D4A4K~antiSMASH:Cluster_4.2) encodes MGSVVLPHLNSGWHVDQAILSEEDRLVVIRFGRDHDRDCMLQDEVLYKIADRVKNFAAIYLCDIDEVPDFNAMYELYDPCSILFFFRNKHMMCDFGTGNNNKLNWVLEDKQELIDIIETIYRGAKKGRGLVVSPKDYSTRHRY; translated from the exons ATGGGATCCGTCGTTCTTCCGCATCTCAACTCAGGCTGGCACGTTGACCAGGCCATCTTATCCG AGGAAGATCGTCTCGTTGTCATCCGATTCGGACGTGACCATGATCGG GACTGCATGCTGCAAGATGAAGTGCTCTACAAGATAGCTGACCGAGTCAAAAACTTCGCCGCCATCTACCTCTGCGATATCGACGAA GTTCCTGATTTCAACGCCATGTACGAGCTGTACGACCCTTGTTCCATTCTATTCTTCTTTCGCAACAAGCACATGATGTGCGATTTCGGAACCGGTAACAACAACAAACTCAACTGGGTGCTGGAGGACAAGCAGGAGCTCATCGACATTATCGAGACAATCTACAGGGGAGCGAAGAAGGGTAGAGGTTTGGTGGTCAGCCCGAAGGATTACAGCACAAGACACAGATACTGA
- a CDS encoding uncharacterized protein (antiSMASH:Cluster_4.2), producing MIRNAGGRAIDAIRTISILQTIGQTKTVIIMHHTDCGMTHFHNADIRKALLEFAPQEKETINAANYGEITGSIEDSVKEDVELVSSSPFIRPGTTIVGLKLDIFTGVVTKVTETKLAEQ from the exons ATGATCCGCAATGCCGGCGGACGGGCAATTGATGCTATCAGAACTATATCTATTCTTCAGACCATTGGGCAGACGAAAACGGTGATTATCATGCACCATACTG ATTGCGGAATGACACACTTTCACAATGCTGATATCAGAAAGGCTTTGTTGGAGTTTGCACCCCAGGAGAAGGAAACGATTAACGCAGCAAATTATGGCGAGATTACTGGATC GATTGAAGACAGCGTCAAAGAAGATGTAGAACTAGTTAGTTCTTCGCCTTTCATCCGGCCTGGGACAACAATTGTGGGATTGAAATTGGACATTTTCACTGGCGTGGTTACAAAAGTCACTGAAACTAAGCTTGCCGAGCAGTGA